The Microbacterium sp. LWO12-1.2 genome includes a window with the following:
- a CDS encoding FAD:protein FMN transferase, which yields MAIWQFDAIGTRWEIETTAELTAESRAAVSAEIERFDREWSRFRSDSDVTRLGADGGALASADAGAMLDAYRELSRATGGAVNPLVARSLDALGYDAEYSLVAGAPRPAPEVWEERISWTDRIVQAPAPALLDVGALGKGRLVDLVVAALASVPGALVVDAGGDMRARGAQTRVALEHPYDSTKAIGVVTLADGALCASAINRRAWGDGLHHVLDARTGLPVRTWAATWALAPDAMRADAVATALFFDGGPELAAAWGVEWVRMSTDGRVERSPGCDAELFLAGVTDAPAPQN from the coding sequence ATGGCGATCTGGCAGTTCGACGCGATCGGCACCCGCTGGGAGATCGAGACGACCGCGGAGCTGACGGCGGAATCGCGGGCGGCGGTGTCCGCCGAGATCGAGCGGTTCGACCGCGAGTGGTCTCGTTTCCGTAGCGACTCCGATGTGACCCGGCTCGGAGCGGACGGCGGCGCGCTCGCTTCGGCGGATGCCGGTGCCATGCTCGACGCCTACCGCGAACTGTCGCGTGCGACCGGCGGCGCGGTCAACCCGCTGGTCGCCCGGAGCCTCGACGCGCTCGGGTACGACGCGGAGTACTCGCTGGTGGCCGGAGCGCCCCGACCGGCACCCGAGGTGTGGGAGGAGCGGATCAGCTGGACCGACCGCATCGTCCAGGCCCCCGCTCCGGCGCTCCTCGATGTGGGCGCGCTCGGGAAGGGACGCCTGGTCGATCTCGTCGTGGCGGCGCTCGCATCCGTCCCCGGCGCTCTGGTCGTCGATGCCGGTGGCGACATGCGAGCGCGCGGTGCGCAGACCCGCGTCGCGCTGGAGCATCCCTACGATTCGACCAAGGCGATCGGCGTCGTGACCCTCGCTGACGGGGCGCTGTGCGCCTCGGCGATCAATCGACGCGCCTGGGGTGACGGACTGCACCACGTGCTCGACGCGCGAACCGGCCTCCCCGTGCGCACCTGGGCGGCGACCTGGGCGCTCGCGCCCGACGCGATGAGAGCGGATGCCGTCGCCACCGCGCTGTTCTTCGACGGCGGTCCGGAGCTCGCTGCGGCGTGGGGTGTGGAGTGGGTGCGCATGAGCACCGACGGCCGCGTGGAGCGCTCACCCGGATGCGACGCCGAACTGTTCCTCGCGGGCGTCACGGATGCCCCTGCACCACAGAACTAG
- a CDS encoding FMN-binding protein translates to MIRTTVPTSVRKGSALVGIAGLFVLAGCSGTPAADDTSNSGESSSAPSSSSSSTGSDSASGTYADGTYTADGSYQTPETVEKISVTLTLADGVVTDVEVTGDPQARETEQYQGAFIDGIAAEVEGKSIDELNVSRVAGSSLTSGGFNDAVESIKEQAAA, encoded by the coding sequence ATGATCCGCACGACCGTACCGACCTCTGTCCGCAAGGGTTCCGCCCTCGTCGGAATCGCAGGGCTCTTCGTCTTGGCAGGCTGCTCCGGCACCCCCGCTGCAGACGACACCTCGAACTCCGGTGAGAGCAGCTCGGCGCCCTCCAGCTCCAGCTCCAGCACCGGCTCCGACAGCGCCTCCGGCACGTACGCCGACGGCACGTACACCGCAGACGGCTCGTACCAGACGCCCGAGACCGTCGAGAAGATCTCGGTGACGCTCACGCTCGCCGACGGCGTCGTGACAGACGTCGAGGTCACGGGCGACCCGCAGGCGCGCGAGACCGAGCAGTACCAGGGCGCCTTCATCGACGGCATCGCCGCCGAGGTCGAGGGCAAGTCGATCGACGAGCTGAATGTCAGCCGCGTCGCCGGATCCTCGCTCACCAGCGGCGGCTTCAACGACGCCGTGGAGTCCATCAAGGAGCAGGCAGCAGCCTGA
- a CDS encoding ribose-phosphate diphosphokinase: protein MARKKKTVELDRDNGIAPGLVAKTKKRLVVAGGRSHPQLLADVAASLGTEIAPTEHRTFASGEIYARFEVSIRGCDLFLIQTFGEPVNEWLMETLIMIDAAKRASAKRITVVAPYYPYSRQDKKGRGREPISARLVADLLKTAGADRVMSVDLHAAQIQGFFDGPVDHLFAKPVLLDYFKRTLSPADREILTVVSPDMGRVRVADTWSDSLGAPLAIIHKRRDPKVANQVSVHEIVGTVEGRTCLLVDDMIDTGGTIVKAAQALKAAGAHRVIVAATHAIFSDPASERLQDSSIDEVVITDTIPLTESRRWDGLTILPIAPLLARAIHEVFEDGSVTSMFGGDA, encoded by the coding sequence ATGGCGCGCAAGAAGAAGACGGTCGAACTGGATCGCGACAACGGCATCGCGCCGGGACTGGTCGCCAAGACCAAGAAGCGGCTGGTGGTCGCCGGAGGGCGCTCGCATCCGCAGCTTCTCGCCGATGTCGCCGCGTCGCTCGGCACCGAGATCGCTCCGACCGAGCACCGCACTTTCGCGTCGGGCGAGATCTACGCGCGCTTCGAGGTCTCGATCCGCGGCTGCGATCTGTTCCTGATCCAGACCTTCGGCGAGCCTGTCAACGAGTGGCTCATGGAGACGCTGATCATGATCGATGCCGCCAAGCGCGCATCGGCCAAGCGCATCACCGTCGTCGCGCCCTACTATCCGTATTCGCGCCAGGACAAGAAGGGTCGCGGTCGTGAGCCGATCAGCGCCCGCCTCGTCGCCGACCTGCTGAAGACCGCCGGCGCCGACCGCGTCATGAGCGTGGACCTGCATGCCGCGCAGATCCAGGGCTTCTTCGACGGCCCCGTCGACCACCTGTTCGCCAAGCCCGTGCTGCTGGACTACTTCAAGCGCACGCTGAGCCCCGCTGACCGCGAGATCCTCACCGTCGTCTCGCCGGACATGGGCCGCGTCCGCGTGGCCGACACCTGGTCGGACAGCCTCGGTGCGCCTCTGGCCATCATCCACAAGCGCCGTGACCCGAAGGTCGCGAACCAGGTCTCGGTGCACGAGATCGTGGGAACGGTCGAAGGACGCACCTGCCTGCTCGTCGACGACATGATCGACACCGGTGGAACGATCGTCAAGGCCGCGCAGGCGCTCAAGGCAGCAGGGGCCCACCGGGTCATCGTCGCGGCGACGCACGCGATCTTCAGCGACCCGGCATCCGAGCGTCTGCAGGACTCGTCCATCGACGAGGTCGTCATCACCGACACGATCCCGCTGACCGAGTCACGTCGCTGGGACGGCCTCACGATCCTCCCGATCGCGCCACTGCTGGCGCGCGCGATCCACGAGGTCTTCGAGGACGGCTCGGTGACGAGCATGTTCGGCGGCGACGCCTAG
- the glmU gene encoding bifunctional UDP-N-acetylglucosamine diphosphorylase/glucosamine-1-phosphate N-acetyltransferase GlmU, with translation MTENNLAIIILAAGQGTRMKSRLPKVLHAIGGRPLVGHVLTTAAVLQADHIEVVVRHERDQVVAALSEDYPDAIFIDQDDVPGTGRAVQVAIDALPADFDGDVLVLSGDVPLLEASTLQALVAGHRAAAAAATLLSARLDDPSGYGRVIRDADGTVQRIVEQKDATPEEAAVTEINAGVYVFRAPELRTYLAQVGQDNAQGEMYLTTVIELLRGAEHRVAAEIAIDTASTFGINDRVQLAEAGRVLNDRIVRKWQREGVTVIDPATTWIDDDVTLAPDVTILPNTHVLRATIVGAGAIIGPDTTLVACEVGEDASVRRTDATLSVIGAGATVGPFSYLRAGTVLGAKGKIGAYVETKNAEIGEGSKVPHLSYVGDATIGRGVNLGASTITANYDDVNKHRTVIEDEVHTGSHTVLVAPVRLGAGAKTGAGAVVRKDVPAGALAMTVAPQRNIDGWVEKNRAGTGAADAAARERSAE, from the coding sequence ATGACAGAGAACAATCTCGCCATCATCATCCTCGCAGCGGGCCAAGGCACTCGCATGAAGTCGCGCCTGCCGAAGGTGCTCCATGCGATCGGCGGACGTCCGCTGGTCGGGCACGTCCTCACGACGGCCGCCGTGCTGCAGGCCGACCACATCGAGGTCGTGGTGCGTCATGAGCGCGACCAGGTCGTCGCCGCGCTGAGCGAGGATTACCCGGACGCGATCTTCATCGATCAGGATGACGTGCCCGGCACCGGTCGCGCGGTGCAGGTCGCGATCGACGCGCTCCCTGCGGACTTCGACGGCGACGTGCTCGTGCTCTCGGGCGACGTTCCGCTGCTCGAGGCGAGCACGCTCCAGGCCCTTGTCGCCGGCCACCGGGCCGCCGCGGCCGCCGCCACCCTGCTGAGCGCCCGACTCGATGACCCGAGCGGCTACGGCCGCGTGATCCGCGATGCCGACGGCACCGTGCAGCGCATCGTCGAGCAGAAGGATGCCACGCCTGAAGAGGCCGCGGTCACCGAGATCAATGCGGGCGTCTACGTGTTCCGGGCGCCCGAGCTGCGCACCTACCTCGCTCAGGTCGGGCAGGACAACGCGCAGGGGGAGATGTACCTGACGACCGTGATCGAGCTGCTCCGCGGTGCCGAGCACCGCGTCGCCGCCGAGATCGCGATCGACACCGCGTCGACCTTCGGGATCAACGACCGCGTCCAACTCGCCGAGGCCGGCCGGGTGCTCAACGACCGCATCGTGCGCAAGTGGCAGCGCGAGGGCGTGACCGTCATCGATCCGGCGACCACGTGGATCGACGATGATGTGACGCTCGCCCCCGACGTCACCATCCTCCCGAACACCCACGTCCTGCGCGCCACGATCGTCGGCGCCGGGGCGATCATCGGACCGGACACCACTCTCGTCGCGTGCGAGGTGGGCGAGGACGCGAGCGTGCGTCGCACGGACGCCACGCTCTCGGTGATCGGTGCCGGTGCCACCGTCGGACCGTTCTCGTATCTGCGTGCCGGCACGGTGCTGGGCGCGAAGGGCAAGATCGGCGCCTACGTCGAGACCAAGAACGCCGAGATCGGTGAGGGCAGCAAGGTTCCGCACCTCTCGTACGTCGGAGACGCGACGATCGGACGCGGGGTCAACCTCGGGGCGAGCACGATCACGGCCAACTACGACGACGTGAACAAGCACCGCACGGTGATCGAGGACGAGGTTCACACCGGCTCGCACACGGTGCTCGTCGCGCCCGTTAGGCTGGGAGCTGGCGCGAAGACCGGCGCCGGTGCCGTCGTCCGCAAGGACGTCCCCGCCGGAGCTCTGGCCATGACCGTCGCGCCTCAGCGCAACATCGACGGCTGGGTCGAGAAGAACAGGGCAGGCACGGGTGCGGCGGACGCCGCGGCCCGAGAACGATCGGCGGAATAG
- a CDS encoding GNAT family N-acetyltransferase has product MNITIERIETATPELTAFLRAHHQDMQGTAPPESQHALPLAGLLVPGVRLFAAIDDGRLLATGALATIDEEHEELKSMRTDPAQRGRGLATAMLSFLQADAVSRGIRRISLETGSQDFFLPARALYARAGFVECAPFSSYLPDPHSTFMTLSLVAGGGEPQGERTR; this is encoded by the coding sequence GTGAACATCACCATCGAACGCATCGAGACCGCCACACCGGAGCTCACGGCGTTCCTGCGCGCCCACCATCAGGACATGCAAGGCACAGCGCCTCCCGAGAGCCAGCACGCACTGCCGCTCGCCGGTCTGCTGGTGCCGGGCGTACGACTCTTCGCCGCGATCGACGACGGGCGACTGCTCGCGACCGGCGCTCTCGCAACGATCGACGAGGAACACGAGGAACTGAAGTCGATGCGCACGGACCCCGCGCAGCGAGGGCGGGGACTGGCGACGGCGATGCTGTCCTTCCTGCAGGCGGACGCGGTCTCCCGCGGCATCCGCCGGATCTCGCTGGAGACGGGCAGCCAGGACTTCTTCCTCCCGGCCCGCGCACTGTACGCGCGCGCCGGATTCGTGGAGTGCGCGCCGTTCAGCAGCTACCTTCCCGATCCGCACAGCACCTTCATGACGCTCTCGCTGGTGGCAGGCGGCGGCGAGCCGCAGGGTGAGCGCACGCGATAA
- a CDS encoding MarR family winged helix-turn-helix transcriptional regulator codes for MSATDEVDRIVGAWNTQRPDLDFSPLEVLSRMDRLSRHLDRARRDVFRRSDLEPWEWDVLSALRRAGAPFQLSPKQLLQQTLVSSGTMTNRIDRLVGRRFVRREADPDDGRSVLVILTDDGRIRVDAAITRLVDVEADLLQALSRADRDRLAGLLRKLSLSFDA; via the coding sequence ATGAGCGCAACGGACGAGGTCGATCGGATCGTCGGCGCGTGGAACACGCAACGGCCCGACCTCGACTTCTCCCCTCTCGAGGTACTGTCCCGCATGGACCGCCTGTCGAGACACCTGGACCGCGCCCGACGGGATGTGTTCCGTCGCAGCGATCTCGAGCCGTGGGAATGGGACGTGCTGTCGGCACTGCGCCGCGCCGGCGCGCCCTTCCAGCTCTCCCCCAAGCAGCTGCTGCAGCAGACCCTGGTCTCCAGCGGCACCATGACCAACCGGATCGACCGTCTCGTCGGTCGTCGCTTCGTGCGCCGCGAGGCCGATCCTGACGACGGGCGCAGCGTGCTGGTGATCCTGACCGACGACGGGCGCATCCGCGTGGATGCCGCGATCACCCGCCTGGTCGATGTCGAGGCCGATCTGCTGCAGGCCCTGTCACGCGCGGACCGCGATCGACTCGCCGGGCTGCTGCGCAAGCTCAGCCTGAGCTTCGACGCGTGA
- a CDS encoding pseudouridine synthase gives MLSPLPMRDGVGATRLHLPMSGVWPTVADYMIERFFHLEPEQVYERFDLGEIVARDGRPLARDTPLGVEEFIWYYRKPPVETEIPFAVEVLHQDADLLVVDKPHFLPTTPGGKYLQNSALVRLRNLLDIPDLAPIHRLDRATAGLLMFSTRPQSRGPYQLMLQNRQVEKVYEAVSAVPEGWDPAAPTLRGQSFPLVYRNHIRKDRGELLVQVDDVREPNAETLIELIGSDDRVVHTLLRPHTGKMHQLRVHLAALGIGILNDPFYPRLRGELPDDHARPLQLLARELRFIDPISGEERVFTTARSLQDAPVSGA, from the coding sequence ATGCTCTCCCCGCTGCCGATGCGCGACGGCGTGGGGGCCACCCGCCTGCACCTGCCGATGAGCGGGGTGTGGCCGACGGTCGCCGACTACATGATCGAGCGCTTCTTCCATCTCGAGCCCGAGCAGGTGTACGAACGATTCGACCTCGGGGAGATCGTCGCCCGCGACGGCCGCCCGCTCGCGAGGGACACCCCGCTGGGCGTCGAGGAGTTCATCTGGTACTACCGCAAGCCCCCGGTCGAGACGGAGATCCCGTTCGCGGTCGAGGTGCTGCATCAGGACGCCGATCTGCTGGTGGTCGACAAGCCGCACTTCCTGCCGACCACGCCAGGTGGCAAGTATCTGCAGAACTCGGCGCTCGTACGCCTGCGCAACCTGCTCGACATCCCGGACCTGGCGCCCATCCACCGGCTCGACCGCGCCACCGCCGGGTTGTTGATGTTCTCGACACGACCGCAGAGCCGTGGTCCCTACCAGCTGATGCTCCAGAACCGTCAGGTGGAGAAGGTCTACGAAGCGGTGTCGGCGGTGCCGGAGGGGTGGGATCCCGCCGCCCCCACGCTGCGCGGGCAGTCGTTCCCGCTCGTGTACCGGAACCACATCCGCAAGGATCGCGGCGAGTTGCTCGTGCAGGTCGATGACGTGCGCGAGCCGAACGCCGAGACGCTGATCGAACTGATCGGCAGCGACGACCGGGTCGTGCACACACTGCTGCGTCCGCACACCGGCAAGATGCACCAGCTGCGCGTGCACCTGGCCGCGCTCGGCATCGGGATCCTGAACGACCCGTTCTACCCGAGGCTGCGCGGGGAACTCCCCGACGACCACGCCCGACCTTTGCAGCTCCTCGCGCGGGAACTGCGATTCATCGACCCGATCAGCGGCGAGGAGCGCGTGTTCACCACCGCGCGCTCCCTGCAGGACGCTCCCGTCAGCGGCGCATGA
- a CDS encoding methionine ABC transporter permease, whose product MDRLIELWPEFWAAALETLYMTSFALVLGGILGLVIGVILYVTRPGGLAQNVVISAIANLVVNFFRPIPFVIFMAVAQPLARAVIGVGIGTTAGAFIIGLAAAFAIGRIVEQHLVSVSPGVIEAARAMGAGPWRILFTVAIPESLGPLILGYTFIVVALIDMTAMAGLVGGGGLGAFAQIYGFRKFEPVVMWAAIILIVVFVHFMQLLGTRLARKVMRR is encoded by the coding sequence ATGGATCGTCTGATCGAACTCTGGCCCGAATTCTGGGCGGCAGCACTCGAGACCCTGTACATGACCTCGTTCGCCCTCGTGCTCGGTGGCATCCTCGGTCTCGTGATCGGCGTGATCCTCTACGTGACCCGCCCCGGCGGTCTGGCGCAGAACGTCGTCATCTCGGCGATCGCGAACCTCGTCGTCAACTTCTTCCGGCCGATCCCGTTCGTGATCTTCATGGCCGTCGCCCAGCCGCTGGCGCGGGCCGTGATCGGCGTCGGCATCGGCACGACGGCCGGCGCGTTCATCATCGGACTCGCCGCTGCGTTCGCGATCGGACGCATCGTCGAGCAGCACCTCGTGTCGGTCTCACCGGGGGTCATCGAGGCCGCGCGCGCCATGGGTGCAGGGCCCTGGCGCATCCTGTTCACGGTGGCGATCCCCGAATCGCTCGGACCGCTCATCCTCGGCTACACCTTCATCGTCGTGGCGCTGATCGACATGACGGCCATGGCCGGTCTCGTGGGTGGTGGCGGTCTCGGCGCCTTCGCCCAGATCTACGGCTTCCGCAAGTTCGAACCGGTCGTGATGTGGGCGGCGATCATCCTGATCGTGGTCTTCGTGCACTTCATGCAGTTGCTCGGCACGCGCCTCGCCCGCAAGGTCATGCGCCGCTGA
- a CDS encoding methionine ABC transporter ATP-binding protein, whose product MPIVSLTNVSKAYPSRTPGDGEVVAVDDVTLSIEKGDVFGIIGYSGAGKSTLVRLINALEPATSGTILVDGVDITALRESELRKVRGGIGMIFQQFNLFSSRNVRANIAYPLTLAGWKKPDIEARVTELLSFVGLSDKAKAYPEQLSGGQKQRVGIARALATGPAILLADEATSALDPQTTHEVLDLLKRVNEEQGITIVVITHEMDVIQTIATKVAVMEGGRVIEQGDVFDVFSAPQNPASQRFVGTVVKGVPSPAELSVLRERHQGRLVTFSFRDGDSSQAQVFLDLASAGLDFELVYGGINDIRGRAFGHLTLAIRGESAAIDRTLAAIGERVQVTEIAREEAR is encoded by the coding sequence ATGCCGATCGTGAGCCTGACGAACGTGTCGAAGGCCTACCCGTCCCGCACGCCGGGTGACGGTGAGGTCGTCGCCGTCGACGACGTGACCCTGTCGATCGAGAAGGGCGATGTCTTCGGCATCATCGGCTACTCCGGTGCAGGCAAGTCGACGCTCGTGCGGCTGATCAATGCGCTCGAACCGGCGACGAGCGGCACGATCCTGGTCGACGGCGTCGACATCACCGCACTCCGTGAGAGCGAGCTGCGCAAGGTCCGCGGCGGCATCGGCATGATCTTCCAGCAGTTCAACCTCTTCTCCTCGCGCAACGTGCGCGCGAACATCGCGTATCCGCTCACGCTCGCGGGGTGGAAGAAGCCCGACATCGAGGCGCGCGTCACCGAACTGCTGTCCTTCGTCGGCCTCTCCGACAAGGCCAAGGCGTACCCGGAACAGCTCTCCGGAGGGCAGAAGCAGCGCGTCGGCATCGCCCGTGCGCTGGCGACAGGGCCCGCGATCCTCCTCGCCGACGAGGCGACCAGCGCGCTGGACCCGCAGACCACGCACGAGGTGCTCGACCTGCTCAAGCGCGTCAACGAGGAGCAGGGCATCACGATCGTCGTGATCACCCACGAGATGGACGTGATCCAGACCATCGCGACCAAGGTCGCCGTGATGGAGGGCGGCCGCGTGATCGAGCAGGGCGACGTCTTCGACGTGTTCTCCGCGCCGCAGAATCCCGCGTCGCAGCGGTTCGTGGGTACCGTGGTCAAGGGCGTCCCCTCGCCGGCGGAGCTCTCGGTGCTGCGCGAGCGGCACCAGGGCCGCCTCGTCACGTTCTCGTTCCGCGACGGCGACTCGTCGCAGGCGCAGGTCTTCCTAGACCTCGCCTCTGCCGGGCTCGACTTCGAGCTGGTCTACGGCGGCATCAACGACATCCGCGGACGTGCGTTCGGACATCTCACGCTCGCGATCCGGGGAGAGAGCGCCGCGATCGACCGCACCCTCGCGGCCATCGGCGAGCGCGTCCAAGTGACCGAGATCGCGCGAGAGGAGGCCCGCTGA
- a CDS encoding MetQ/NlpA family ABC transporter substrate-binding protein, producing MSRRTTSIIAALAAVPLFVALAGCATASSEAGSGSGESTTPEVVKIGVVGKGDEQWAPFVDAAAEEGITVELVDFGSYEQPNPALTEGEIDLNQFQHIVYLADYNVNSGADLTPIGSTAIYPLGLYSSKYDDVDSIPEGETVAVPDDASNQARGLLVLQSAGLIELKSGGSIFSDLADVDTAKSKVKVTALEAALIPTSLPDVAAAIINNDFVEDAGLSYEDAIAQDDPEDPNALPYVNIFAARADDADNPTYLKLVEIFQTNEAVQAGLLASSGDTAVSLQTPVEDLVASLKKVQKDTEAQK from the coding sequence ATGTCCCGTCGTACCACGTCCATCATCGCCGCGCTCGCCGCGGTCCCGCTCTTCGTCGCCCTCGCCGGCTGCGCCACGGCATCGTCCGAGGCCGGCTCCGGCAGCGGAGAATCGACCACACCCGAGGTCGTCAAGATCGGCGTCGTCGGCAAGGGCGACGAGCAGTGGGCGCCGTTCGTCGACGCTGCAGCGGAAGAGGGCATCACGGTCGAACTCGTCGACTTCGGCTCCTACGAGCAGCCCAACCCGGCGCTGACCGAGGGCGAGATCGACCTCAACCAGTTCCAGCACATCGTGTACCTCGCGGACTACAACGTGAACTCGGGTGCCGACCTCACGCCGATCGGTTCGACCGCGATCTACCCGCTCGGTCTGTACTCCAGCAAGTACGACGACGTCGACAGCATCCCGGAGGGCGAGACGGTCGCGGTTCCCGACGATGCGTCGAACCAGGCACGTGGACTCCTCGTGCTGCAGTCGGCCGGCCTGATCGAGCTCAAGAGCGGCGGATCGATCTTCTCCGATCTCGCCGATGTCGACACCGCCAAGTCGAAGGTCAAGGTCACCGCGCTCGAGGCGGCGCTGATCCCGACGTCGCTGCCGGATGTGGCCGCGGCGATCATCAACAACGACTTCGTCGAGGACGCCGGTCTCTCGTACGAGGACGCGATCGCGCAGGACGACCCGGAGGACCCGAACGCCCTGCCGTACGTCAACATCTTCGCGGCTCGCGCCGATGATGCGGACAACCCCACCTACCTGAAGCTCGTCGAGATCTTCCAGACCAACGAGGCCGTCCAGGCCGGTCTGCTCGCGTCGTCGGGAGACACCGCGGTGTCGCTGCAGACGCCGGTCGAGGACCTCGTCGCGTCGCTGAAGAAGGTCCAGAAGGACACCGAAGCGCAGAAGTGA
- a CDS encoding Na+/H+ antiporter — MEGLEVTVLLGLTILAGALLAPRIRLALPLVLVIFGLALGFVPALREVQLPPETVLLLFLPVMLFWESLTTSLRAIRRDFRYILPMSTLLVVASAFAVAGIGVLFGMPWEIALILGAAVAPPDATAVAALGRLLPRRMFMKLKAESLTNDGTALVLYAIAVSLAVGGQVTPWSVTWTVLVSYVGGIAAGAAIAALGYLLLSRVSSTMVINVTLLLIPFTAFLLAEIVHASGVLAVVVAGLIVAYVSPRVTTASSRRQTDAAWPFGVFLLNGALFVLIGLEVQYVVHEISAAAIGRLVLVTLAVWVTLLVVRYLFQLLSVPFQRSSAPQPPRGVRSRARLVSTVAGMRGAVSLAIALSVPATVAEGPDAAGRDEIVFVTAGVILLSLLVQGPLLPALVRWARIPVDHADDEEYELAERAISGAALAALDDLAAEHGVGQEVRDRVRTEGYMMLEFANARALAREQAIVDAEADALDEMLDEPDPLGTGTGTGIEENVGSGATLPSTTEGGEGNTLQMIATSADVDVMQRSPLIRHEEHTRLKLAMLDRKREVLLGLRRSGTVDDLVVRRISARLDLEQVRLQGIEEFD, encoded by the coding sequence ATGGAAGGTCTCGAGGTCACAGTCCTGCTCGGGCTCACGATTCTCGCGGGGGCGCTGCTGGCGCCCCGCATCCGGCTCGCGCTGCCTCTGGTGCTGGTCATCTTCGGACTCGCGCTTGGCTTCGTCCCCGCGCTCCGCGAGGTGCAGCTGCCGCCGGAGACGGTGCTGCTGCTGTTCCTCCCGGTGATGCTGTTCTGGGAGAGCCTGACCACGTCGCTGCGCGCGATCCGTCGTGACTTCCGCTACATCCTGCCGATGAGCACCCTGCTGGTCGTCGCATCGGCGTTCGCCGTGGCGGGTATCGGCGTGCTGTTCGGGATGCCCTGGGAGATCGCCCTCATCCTGGGCGCTGCGGTCGCCCCGCCGGATGCGACAGCCGTGGCCGCCCTCGGACGGCTGCTGCCTCGGCGCATGTTTATGAAGCTGAAGGCGGAGAGCCTCACCAACGACGGCACCGCCCTGGTGCTGTACGCGATCGCGGTGTCGTTGGCCGTGGGCGGTCAGGTCACACCGTGGTCTGTCACCTGGACCGTGCTGGTCTCGTACGTCGGCGGCATCGCGGCCGGCGCCGCGATCGCCGCGCTCGGGTACCTGCTTCTCAGCCGTGTCTCCTCGACCATGGTGATCAACGTGACCCTCCTGCTGATCCCGTTCACCGCTTTCCTGCTCGCCGAGATCGTGCACGCGTCCGGCGTGCTCGCGGTCGTCGTCGCAGGGCTCATCGTGGCCTATGTCTCGCCGCGCGTCACCACCGCCTCGTCGCGTCGGCAGACGGATGCGGCCTGGCCGTTCGGTGTCTTCCTGCTCAACGGCGCCCTGTTCGTGCTGATCGGTCTCGAGGTGCAGTACGTCGTGCACGAGATCTCCGCCGCCGCGATCGGACGCCTGGTGCTGGTGACGTTGGCGGTGTGGGTGACGCTGCTGGTCGTGCGCTATCTGTTCCAGTTGCTCAGCGTGCCGTTCCAGCGCTCCTCTGCGCCCCAGCCGCCGCGTGGGGTGCGTTCCCGCGCCCGTCTCGTCTCCACCGTCGCCGGGATGCGCGGCGCGGTATCGCTCGCGATCGCCCTGTCGGTGCCCGCGACGGTCGCCGAAGGGCCGGATGCCGCTGGCCGCGACGAGATCGTGTTCGTCACTGCCGGTGTCATCCTGCTCAGCCTGCTCGTGCAGGGCCCGCTCCTGCCCGCCCTCGTGCGCTGGGCGCGCATCCCCGTCGACCATGCCGATGACGAGGAGTACGAACTGGCAGAGCGCGCCATCTCGGGAGCAGCGCTCGCGGCACTCGACGACCTCGCTGCCGAGCACGGCGTCGGCCAGGAGGTGCGCGATCGGGTGCGCACCGAGGGTTACATGATGCTCGAATTCGCGAACGCGAGGGCTCTCGCGCGGGAACAGGCGATCGTCGACGCCGAGGCGGATGCGCTCGACGAGATGCTCGACGAGCCGGACCCTCTCGGCACCGGCACCGGCACCGGCATCGAGGAGAACGTGGGAAGCGGTGCGACTCTGCCGTCCACGACGGAGGGCGGCGAGGGGAACACGCTCCAGATGATCGCCACCTCCGCCGATGTCGACGTGATGCAGCGGTCGCCGCTGATCCGTCACGAGGAGCACACCCGCCTGAAGCTCGCCATGCTCGACCGCAAGCGCGAGGTGCTGCTCGGGCTGCGCCGCTCCGGCACCGTGGACGATCTCGTGGTGCGCAGGATCTCTGCGCGGCTCGACCTGGAGCAGGTGCGTCTGCAAGGGATCGAAGAGTTCGACTGA